The following proteins are encoded in a genomic region of Anticarsia gemmatalis isolate Benzon Research Colony breed Stoneville strain chromosome 17, ilAntGemm2 primary, whole genome shotgun sequence:
- the LOC142979881 gene encoding uncharacterized protein LOC142979881, whose protein sequence is MEELEPFIVCAVYTCNVKLSHNKFCSKEPDIRASFHRFPDDDRREAWLKACGREDLSNLNPNLLSRMFICDEHFEKQMYEQKILKADAIPTLNLKGLENRSVSSQTTRKVFISQEVQTGGSTTIERRIEPEVLHRTNLAQDTVSDALKLPDERLKKRIRTDPFERVIKARRVMSNEDKRFLLECDKRLPPKLSEVVKLYVKMKHMS, encoded by the exons atgGAAGAACTTGAACCTTTTATAGTGTGTGCTGTATATACGTGCAATGTGAAGTTAAGCCACAATAAGTTTTGTAGTAAAGAACCAGATATAAGAGCCTCTTTTCATAGATTTCCAGACGATGACAG GCGCGAGGCGTGGTTAAAAGCTTGCGGCCGAGAAGATTTGTCAAACCTCAACCCTAATCTATTAAGTAGAATGTTTATTTGCGATGAACACTTCGAAAAGCAAATGTACGAGCAAAAAATACTCAAGGCAGATGCAATACCAACTTTAAATTTGAAAGGTCTCGAAAATCGTTCAGTATCTTCACAAACCACTCGCAAAGTTTTCATCAGTCAAGAAGTACAGACTGGGGGGAGTACGACAATAGAGAGAAGAATTGAACCAGAGGTTTTACATAGAACGAATTTGGCACAGGATACTGTAAGCGACGCTTTGAAATTGCCCGATGAACGATTGAAGAAAAGAATCAGAACTGATCCATTTGAAAGAGTTATAAAAGCCAGGAGAGTTATGAGCAATGAAGACAAAAGATTTTTGCTAGAGTGTGACAAACGACTACCGCCTAAATTGAGTGAGGTGGTCAAACTGTATGTTAAGATGAAGCATATGAGTTAA